A single Bacillus sp. OxB-1 DNA region contains:
- the mobB gene encoding molybdopterin-guanine dinucleotide biosynthesis protein B, which yields MKTLHIVGFKNSGKTTLIARWVSLLKAEGRSVAVLKHHGHGGMPSMPDDETDTMQFWNSGADTTVVAGGGAVQLLWNEEPPFDQLKALSTMGHPDVLLIEGYKSEPGEKIILLRSAEDWNPLGELTDIRLVVGCPELELDMPHIQSRDCVSELDDWFAKWLVEEEAHETF from the coding sequence ATGAAGACGCTCCATATCGTCGGCTTCAAAAATAGCGGGAAAACGACATTGATCGCTAGATGGGTCAGCCTGTTGAAAGCGGAAGGACGATCGGTCGCCGTGCTGAAACATCATGGGCACGGCGGAATGCCCTCGATGCCCGATGACGAGACGGACACGATGCAGTTTTGGAATAGCGGGGCGGACACGACAGTCGTTGCAGGGGGTGGAGCCGTTCAACTGCTTTGGAATGAAGAGCCCCCCTTCGACCAATTGAAGGCCTTGTCCACAATGGGGCATCCGGATGTACTGCTCATTGAAGGGTATAAGAGTGAACCGGGTGAGAAGATCATCCTTCTTCGGAGCGCAGAAGACTGGAATCCTCTTGGAGAATTGACTGATATTCGGCTTGTCGTCGGTTGTCCGGAATTGGAGTTGGACATGCCGCATATCCAGTCGCGGGACTGCGTCAGCGAATTGGACGATTGGTTTGCCAAATGGCTCGTAGAGGAGGAAGCACATGAAACCTTTTGA
- a CDS encoding molybdenum cofactor biosynthesis protein MoaE, with the protein MKPFEIVEKPIEIQKYMDYVLHPSAGAVTVFTGNVREWTHGVRTLYLAYEAYVPMAEKKMAEIGAEMEEKWPGVKVAIVHRIGELHISDIAVLIAVSSPHRKAAYEANEYAIDRIKEIVPIWKKEIWEDGEEWIGEQKKYPEQGVQN; encoded by the coding sequence ATGAAACCTTTTGAAATCGTGGAAAAACCGATAGAAATTCAAAAATATATGGATTATGTCCTTCATCCATCGGCTGGCGCGGTGACAGTGTTCACCGGAAATGTGCGGGAATGGACGCATGGCGTTCGGACATTGTACTTGGCTTATGAGGCGTATGTGCCGATGGCGGAGAAGAAGATGGCGGAAATCGGTGCGGAGATGGAAGAGAAGTGGCCGGGCGTGAAGGTGGCGATTGTCCATCGTATCGGCGAGCTGCATATATCCGATATCGCGGTGCTTATTGCAGTATCCTCCCCCCATCGGAAAGCGGCGTATGAAGCGAATGAATACGCGATCGACCGCATCAAGGAAATTGTCCCGATCTGGAAGAAGGAGATTTGGGAAGACGGGGAAGAGTGGATCGGCGAACAGAAAAAATATCCGGAGCAGGGGGTGCAGAATTGA
- the moaD gene encoding molybdopterin converting factor subunit 1 yields the protein MIRVNYFARLRELTGKGEETINRETMTVQELLDWAEETYPGFGATPVHVAVNEEYALKEDIIQSGDNCAFIPPVSGG from the coding sequence TTGATCAGAGTGAATTATTTTGCAAGACTCCGTGAGTTGACGGGGAAAGGGGAAGAGACGATCAACCGTGAAACGATGACGGTTCAAGAATTGCTCGATTGGGCGGAAGAGACGTACCCCGGCTTCGGGGCGACTCCTGTCCACGTGGCGGTGAATGAAGAGTACGCCTTGAAAGAGGATATCATCCAATCGGGAGATAATTGCGCATTCATCCCACCGGTGAGCGGGGGATGA
- a CDS encoding molybdenum cofactor guanylyltransferase, with protein sequence MTKTIGVVLAGGLSRRFGSPKAFARLDDRPFFRIAMDALDGLCSEVIIVTRPELHAGFPETATVIVDMEEFQGLGPLAGILSAMEFVEADRYVILPCDMPYISRSVMVGLIGQHRSGVTAVRTGDRFHPLISIWDRDLSQALRTALEKEQLRVMEILSSADVTWVDGDGLAKNDKRVFRNVNDPGLLERD encoded by the coding sequence ATGACGAAGACGATCGGCGTCGTACTGGCCGGAGGGCTATCCCGGCGGTTCGGGTCGCCGAAAGCATTTGCCCGGTTGGATGATCGGCCGTTTTTCCGGATTGCAATGGATGCGCTGGACGGGTTGTGCAGCGAGGTGATCATCGTGACGCGGCCCGAGCTGCACGCGGGATTTCCGGAAACGGCGACGGTCATCGTGGATATGGAAGAGTTTCAAGGGCTCGGTCCGCTTGCAGGGATTCTGTCGGCGATGGAATTTGTGGAAGCGGACCGCTACGTCATATTGCCATGCGATATGCCTTATATTAGTCGTTCGGTCATGGTGGGTTTGATTGGGCAACATCGATCCGGCGTGACGGCGGTCCGGACGGGAGATAGGTTTCATCCGCTCATTTCCATATGGGATCGGGACTTGAGCCAGGCACTGCGAACCGCCCTTGAAAAAGAACAGCTGCGCGTCATGGAAATTCTGTCATCGGCTGATGTGACGTGGGTGGACGGCGATGGATTGGCAAAAAACGATAAGCGGGTGTTCCGGAATGTGAATGACCCCGGCTTACTGGAAAGGGATTGA
- the moaA gene encoding GTP 3',8-cyclase MoaA, whose translation MEAILDKLGRPIRDLRISVTDRCNFRCSYCMPKEIFGDDYVFLPKGELLAFEEVERLARLFALLGVKKLRLTGGEPLLRRGLPELVGKLMGVPGIEDIGLTTNAVLLRQHARPLYETGLRRLNISLDALDSIIFGEINGRGTGPELILENIDHAKEVGFDVKVNMVVQKGVNETEILPMAAYFKERGITLRFIEFMDVGNDNAWSFRKVVTKKEIFAMLNETHALEPVDENYYGEVAKRYRYADNGAEVGFITSVSESFCSTCTRARLSSDGKLYTCLFASEGFDLRELVRSGQSDEELLMAITEVWNSRTDRYSDERTEQTAKNRRKIGMSYIGG comes from the coding sequence ATGGAAGCCATCTTAGACAAGCTCGGAAGGCCGATCCGGGATCTGCGGATTTCGGTGACGGACCGTTGCAATTTCCGCTGTTCCTACTGCATGCCGAAAGAGATTTTCGGCGATGATTATGTATTCCTGCCAAAGGGGGAGCTGCTCGCATTCGAAGAAGTGGAGCGGTTAGCCCGTCTCTTTGCCTTGCTCGGAGTGAAAAAATTGCGCCTGACTGGCGGGGAGCCGCTTTTGCGCCGAGGCTTGCCCGAGTTGGTCGGAAAGTTGATGGGCGTTCCGGGTATTGAGGATATCGGTTTGACGACGAACGCGGTTCTGCTCCGTCAACATGCCCGTCCGCTATACGAAACGGGGCTTCGGCGCCTGAATATCAGCCTGGATGCCCTCGATTCCATCATTTTTGGCGAGATAAACGGCCGGGGTACCGGACCGGAATTGATTCTTGAAAATATAGACCATGCGAAAGAGGTCGGATTTGATGTTAAAGTGAATATGGTCGTCCAAAAAGGGGTCAATGAAACGGAAATCCTTCCGATGGCCGCTTATTTCAAGGAACGCGGAATTACGCTGCGTTTCATCGAGTTCATGGATGTCGGAAATGACAACGCATGGAGTTTCCGGAAAGTCGTGACGAAGAAAGAGATCTTTGCAATGTTGAATGAAACGCATGCTCTGGAACCGGTCGATGAGAATTATTACGGTGAAGTGGCGAAGCGTTACCGCTATGCGGATAACGGGGCGGAAGTCGGGTTCATCACATCCGTATCGGAATCGTTCTGCTCCACTTGCACCCGCGCCCGGCTCTCTTCCGACGGCAAGTTATACACATGTTTATTCGCATCGGAAGGGTTCGATCTGCGGGAATTGGTCCGCAGCGGGCAATCGGATGAGGAGTTGTTGATGGCCATCACGGAAGTATGGAACAGCCGGACCGACCGATACTCCGACGAACGAACCGAACAGACGGCGAAAAACCGGAGGAAAATCGGGATGAGTTATATCGGTGGGTGA
- a CDS encoding sensor histidine kinase produces the protein MLEQLCNLYTDLQADDIDILKNIASTLQLYADLSESYMFIDCKMKDNEHAIVVAEAFPKTVDAVYENSVVGKIVFDSFEPGVFYSYRKGQKSVIRRAVTQEGKSVEQSVVPIKNASHQVIGVLIQEREVDSPASPHYDLRRLSLGQEPIDYVMGGKSSSEMPIVSDLLMEIFLLTDNENRLIYANPVGVKFVMEMSRTEQILNKNIVQLMPFVKPVYEQKDDVFVFELTLDQKNLIVKKVRLRQKNKTKGTLLIIQDLTELRMKEKELKMKSVAIQEVHHRVKNNLQTVASLLRLQMRKGVPEESRPYFEDTLNRIFSISSVYEMILANENAEEDDVNIIELTKKVCSAMVLSGLPKKVDLIIRSNGNTILTSSRKAVSIALIVNELVQNSLKHAFPEDVPGEIIVNFFSKGECLELHIIDNGVGIGGRTASLGLDIVNNLVVNDLNGKLDYVPEETGTHAIITFPVSPEVIIYYEKENIDS, from the coding sequence ATGTTGGAGCAATTATGTAATTTATATACTGATTTACAGGCTGACGATATCGATATACTGAAAAACATTGCCTCCACTCTGCAGCTATATGCAGATTTATCCGAGTCTTATATGTTCATTGATTGCAAGATGAAAGACAATGAGCATGCGATCGTAGTGGCAGAGGCTTTTCCGAAGACGGTGGATGCGGTCTATGAAAATTCGGTAGTGGGGAAAATCGTCTTTGATTCCTTTGAGCCGGGCGTTTTTTACAGCTACCGGAAAGGGCAGAAATCGGTCATTCGCCGTGCTGTCACACAAGAGGGCAAATCCGTCGAGCAAAGCGTCGTTCCCATTAAGAATGCTTCGCATCAAGTGATCGGCGTGCTGATTCAAGAGAGGGAGGTAGACTCCCCGGCGTCTCCCCATTACGATTTACGGAGACTTTCACTCGGTCAAGAGCCGATCGACTACGTGATGGGCGGGAAAAGCAGCAGCGAAATGCCGATAGTCTCCGACTTGCTGATGGAAATTTTCCTTCTGACGGATAATGAAAACCGGCTGATCTATGCAAATCCGGTGGGCGTCAAATTCGTGATGGAAATGAGCAGGACAGAGCAGATTCTGAATAAAAACATTGTGCAGCTGATGCCTTTCGTAAAACCGGTCTACGAGCAAAAAGACGATGTTTTCGTTTTTGAACTGACGTTGGATCAAAAAAATCTTATCGTCAAAAAGGTCAGATTGCGGCAGAAAAACAAGACGAAAGGCACTTTGCTCATCATCCAGGACTTGACGGAACTGCGCATGAAGGAAAAAGAACTGAAGATGAAATCGGTAGCCATCCAAGAAGTGCATCATCGCGTGAAAAATAATTTACAGACGGTAGCCAGTCTGCTGAGGCTGCAAATGCGGAAAGGGGTTCCCGAAGAGAGCCGGCCCTATTTCGAAGATACATTAAATCGGATTTTCAGCATATCCTCTGTATATGAAATGATTCTAGCTAATGAAAACGCGGAAGAAGACGATGTCAACATAATCGAGCTGACGAAAAAAGTCTGCTCCGCTATGGTATTAAGCGGACTTCCAAAAAAAGTGGACTTGATTATTCGTTCAAATGGCAATACAATATTAACATCATCACGGAAAGCGGTTTCAATAGCTCTCATCGTAAATGAGCTTGTTCAAAACTCGTTGAAGCATGCATTTCCTGAAGATGTGCCGGGCGAAATCATTGTCAATTTCTTTTCAAAAGGGGAATGCTTGGAACTCCATATTATCGACAACGGCGTCGGAATCGGAGGGCGGACAGCATCCCTCGGGTTGGATATTGTCAACAATTTGGTCGTCAACGACTTGAACGGGAAGCTCGATTATGTGCCGGAAGAAACCGGAACACATGCGATCATCACGTTTCCAGTAAGTCCGGAGGTCATTATTTATTATGAGAAAGAGAATATTGATAGCTGA
- a CDS encoding ANTAR domain-containing response regulator yields the protein MRKRILIAEDESLIRMDIRMMLEDAGYEVVAEAGDGDRAIELAFQHKPDLILMDIKMPKINGLQASQIIGKQLDLPILVITAYSQKEIIKKAQLDNVVGYLVKPIAEANLIPAIEVALHQSDKTKRLKEEINTAKREVEKRKLIERAKGILMEAEQLTESAAFKKMRDTSMSRQMTMESLANEIISTYK from the coding sequence ATGAGAAAGAGAATATTGATAGCTGAAGATGAATCCCTCATCCGGATGGATATTCGGATGATGCTGGAGGATGCGGGCTACGAAGTGGTAGCCGAAGCGGGGGACGGAGATCGGGCGATTGAGCTCGCGTTCCAGCATAAACCCGATTTAATCCTGATGGATATCAAGATGCCGAAGATCAATGGATTACAAGCGAGCCAGATTATCGGAAAACAGTTGGATCTGCCCATTTTGGTCATCACGGCTTATAGCCAGAAGGAAATTATAAAAAAAGCTCAATTGGATAATGTCGTTGGATATCTCGTTAAACCGATCGCGGAAGCGAATTTGATACCTGCAATTGAAGTCGCTTTGCATCAGTCCGATAAGACGAAGCGGTTGAAAGAGGAAATCAACACGGCAAAGCGGGAAGTCGAGAAACGAAAATTGATCGAACGGGCTAAAGGGATTTTGATGGAGGCGGAACAGTTGACGGAATCCGCCGCTTTCAAGAAAATGAGAGATACTAGCATGTCTCGGCAAATGACAATGGAGTCGCTTGCCAATGAGATTATTTCAACATACAAGTAA
- the eutH gene encoding ethanolamine utilization protein EutH, with protein sequence MEMIGTVIVYIIMACAVVGAFAAIKNPEDGLGKEFMSGLHAVGHIFVPAAGIMASIPYLTWFISKFIGPIFDKIGADPAIAATTILASDMGGYQLADALKTSYEGWIMALIVGFMAGATIVFSIPMGLAMLDKRDHKYMALGVMSGVLTIPIGALIASVLIVLFNTDVRDIISTTSDSTYEFVISYGQILINLLPLFVFVILIAAGLKFFPRGMIAGFMLFGRVMDAAIKLVLVFSIVEIFTGVFSTVFGAWGFDPIMADEKDQFRALETAGYIGIMLAGAFPMVYLLRKYAAKPLEAGGRKLGLSSVGSAGILATMANILAMFSLVRYMPPKDKVINIAFGVCSAFLLGDHLSFTANFQPTIILPVMLGKFSAGVIAIAIAYWISVPTARKLEEKDRADGTIKPGEYLEDAPTAPGQAGELEEEAKEPAPANS encoded by the coding sequence ATGGAAATGATCGGTACAGTAATAGTGTATATAATTATGGCTTGTGCTGTCGTAGGCGCTTTTGCTGCCATCAAGAACCCGGAAGATGGGTTGGGAAAAGAATTCATGTCCGGTCTACACGCTGTTGGTCATATTTTCGTACCCGCAGCCGGAATTATGGCATCCATTCCGTATTTGACATGGTTCATCAGTAAATTCATCGGTCCTATTTTTGATAAGATCGGTGCGGATCCGGCCATTGCAGCGACGACTATTCTGGCGTCCGACATGGGGGGCTATCAACTGGCTGACGCATTGAAGACATCGTATGAAGGTTGGATCATGGCATTGATTGTCGGTTTCATGGCGGGTGCCACGATTGTATTCTCCATACCGATGGGACTTGCCATGTTGGATAAGCGAGACCATAAATATATGGCGCTTGGTGTCATGTCGGGCGTATTGACGATTCCGATCGGTGCTTTGATTGCATCTGTTCTAATTGTTTTATTTAATACCGATGTTCGGGATATCATTAGTACGACATCAGATTCTACGTATGAATTTGTCATAAGTTATGGACAGATTCTGATTAATCTGTTGCCGCTCTTCGTCTTTGTCATATTGATTGCCGCGGGGCTGAAATTCTTCCCGCGGGGCATGATTGCAGGATTCATGTTGTTCGGCCGAGTGATGGATGCGGCGATCAAGCTGGTCTTGGTCTTCTCTATTGTTGAAATTTTCACAGGCGTATTCAGCACGGTATTCGGAGCATGGGGCTTCGATCCGATCATGGCAGATGAGAAGGATCAATTCCGCGCGCTGGAAACGGCCGGCTATATCGGAATCATGTTGGCAGGGGCGTTTCCGATGGTGTACCTGCTCCGGAAATACGCTGCGAAACCGTTGGAGGCGGGAGGGCGCAAGCTGGGTCTTTCCTCGGTGGGAAGCGCTGGTATCTTAGCCACGATGGCCAATATTTTAGCGATGTTCTCTCTCGTCCGCTATATGCCGCCAAAAGATAAGGTCATCAATATTGCGTTCGGTGTTTGTTCGGCATTCTTGCTGGGAGACCATCTTTCATTCACGGCAAACTTCCAACCGACTATCATTTTGCCGGTCATGCTCGGTAAGTTTTCTGCAGGAGTCATAGCAATTGCGATCGCCTATTGGATTTCTGTTCCGACGGCACGTAAATTGGAGGAGAAAGACCGTGCGGATGGTACAATCAAGCCGGGCGAGTATTTAGAAGATGCACCAACCGCGCCAGGGCAGGCGGGGGAACTTGAAGAGGAAGCAAAAGAGCCAGCCCCGGCGAATTCGTAA
- the eutS gene encoding ethanolamine utilization microcompartment protein EutS: MREEKQRFIQEFVPGKQITLSHLIANPDPDMFQKLGIQQAGALGIMTCTPSETVIIAGDLATKSANVSIGFLDRFTGSLVIVGSVSEVDMAMNEINRFLSEMLGYTPSPITKS, encoded by the coding sequence GTGAGAGAGGAAAAACAACGGTTCATCCAAGAGTTCGTACCGGGTAAACAAATCACGTTAAGTCACTTAATTGCAAACCCTGATCCCGATATGTTCCAGAAACTGGGCATTCAACAGGCAGGAGCATTGGGAATTATGACATGTACACCAAGCGAGACTGTCATCATTGCGGGGGACTTGGCTACAAAATCGGCAAATGTGTCGATCGGTTTCTTGGATCGGTTCACAGGAAGTCTCGTCATTGTCGGCAGTGTTTCGGAAGTGGATATGGCCATGAACGAAATCAATCGATTTTTGTCCGAGATGTTAGGGTATACGCCATCCCCCATTACGAAGTCATAA
- a CDS encoding EutP/PduV family microcompartment system protein produces the protein MKNRVMLIGAIGAGKSTLTNALLGKKVDAVKTQTLIYYDWIVDTPGEYTENPLFYKNIMATSLEVTHVCYLQDATSGKLIFPPGFSTGIAKLPIGVITKCDHPEADIQRSLDFLRSVVVQGGPIVLTSAVQGVGIAHIQELVKMDDVASMKAYVEAMDDDRLLFV, from the coding sequence ATGAAAAACCGGGTTATGTTGATCGGGGCGATCGGAGCGGGCAAGTCCACGTTGACCAATGCGCTGTTAGGGAAAAAAGTCGATGCGGTCAAAACACAAACATTGATTTACTATGACTGGATAGTGGATACGCCTGGCGAATATACCGAGAATCCTTTGTTTTATAAAAATATCATGGCGACTTCGTTGGAAGTGACGCATGTTTGTTATTTGCAGGATGCGACGAGCGGGAAGCTGATTTTCCCGCCGGGGTTCAGTACCGGGATTGCCAAATTGCCGATCGGCGTGATAACGAAGTGCGATCATCCGGAGGCGGACATTCAGCGATCATTGGATTTCCTTCGTTCCGTCGTTGTACAGGGGGGTCCCATCGTGTTGACGTCCGCCGTTCAAGGAGTGGGGATCGCACATATTCAGGAATTGGTGAAAATGGATGATGTGGCTTCCATGAAAGCGTATGTGGAAGCAATGGACGATGACCGTCTGCTGTTCGTGTGA